A region of Desulfolithobacter dissulfuricans DNA encodes the following proteins:
- a CDS encoding urease subunit beta: MIPGQVVTQDGEIELNGGRETLRLAVANTGDRPIQVGSHYHFYETNEALVFDREPTRGFRLNIPAGTAVRFEPGQSREVELVAYGGDRLIYGFQGLVMGPLEEEK, from the coding sequence ATGATTCCGGGACAGGTGGTTACACAGGACGGAGAGATAGAACTCAATGGGGGCAGGGAAACTCTGCGGCTGGCCGTGGCCAATACCGGCGACCGGCCCATCCAGGTGGGTTCCCATTATCATTTTTACGAGACCAATGAGGCCCTTGTTTTTGACCGGGAACCGACCCGTGGGTTCCGGCTCAATATTCCGGCGGGAACAGCGGTGCGGTTCGAGCCCGGGCAGAGCCGCGAGGTGGAGCTGGTGGCCTATGGCGGTGATCGGCTGATATACGGTTTTCAGGGACTGGTCATGGGGCCTTTGGAGGAAGAGAAATGA
- the urtE gene encoding urea ABC transporter ATP-binding subunit UrtE produces the protein MLTIEHLNQYYGESHILWDVDLEVEQGRCTCLMGRNGVGKTTTLGCIMGLVPVRSGQIVFNGQDIVRLAAEERAGLGIGYVPQGRQIFPLLTVEENLRIGLNTGRRKRKKIPELVFELFPVLAEMLGRRGGDLSGGQQQQLAIGRALVLEPSLLILDEPTEGIQPNIVHEIGEIIRRLQREAGMTVLLVEQKLPFVRQVADRFFIMDRGRVMARGHLDDLTDDLVRDYLTV, from the coding sequence ATGCTGACCATTGAACATCTCAACCAGTATTACGGCGAAAGCCATATCCTGTGGGATGTGGATCTGGAGGTGGAGCAGGGCAGATGCACCTGTCTGATGGGCCGAAACGGGGTAGGCAAAACCACCACGCTCGGCTGCATCATGGGGCTTGTACCCGTGCGATCCGGCCAGATCGTTTTCAACGGGCAGGATATTGTCAGACTGGCGGCAGAAGAGCGGGCCGGGCTGGGGATAGGCTACGTACCCCAGGGACGGCAGATATTTCCCCTGCTCACGGTGGAGGAGAATCTACGTATTGGCCTGAATACCGGTCGGCGAAAGCGGAAAAAGATTCCTGAGCTGGTCTTTGAGCTCTTCCCGGTCCTGGCCGAGATGCTCGGACGGCGCGGCGGCGACCTCTCCGGCGGCCAGCAGCAGCAGCTGGCCATTGGCCGGGCCCTGGTCCTGGAACCGAGCCTGCTCATCCTTGATGAACCCACCGAGGGTATCCAGCCCAACATAGTCCACGAAATAGGTGAAATCATTCGTCGACTGCAGCGTGAGGCCGGGATGACGGTCCTGCTCGTCGAGCAGAAACTGCCCTTTGTCCGTCAGGTGGCGGACCGGTTTTTCATCATGGACCGGGGCCGGGTCATGGCCCGGGGGCATCTGGATGATCTGACCGATGACCTGGTCCGTGACTACCTGACGGTGTGA
- the ureC gene encoding urease subunit alpha yields MTTIARRAYAEMFGPTTGDRVRLADTELWIEVEEDRTLYGDEVKFGGGKVIRDGMGQSQRTSREAVDVVITNALILDHWGIIKADIGIKDGRISGIGKAGNPDVQGGVDIIIGPGTEAIAAEGSIVTAGGIDAHIHFICPQQVEEALMSGITTMLGGGTGPATGTNATTCTPGPWNIHRMLQAADELPVNLGFLGKGNASQAAPLEEQVRAGAMGLKLHEDWGTTPAAIDTCLAVAEAMDIQVAIHTDTLNESGFVEQTMAAFKGRTIHTYHTEGAGGGHAPDIIRACSLPNVLPSSTNPTRPYTVNTVDEHLDMLMVCHHLDPGIPEDVAFAESRIRRETIAAEDILHDLGAFSMIASDSQAMGRVGEVIIRTWQTAHKMKVQFGSLDGDPAWNDNQRARRYVAKYTINPAIAHGIAHEVGSVEPGKLADLVLWKPAMFGVKPSLVLKGGMIAAAPMGDPNASIPSPQPVHYRPMFGALGGARAATKLTFLSRAAFEDGIHEELGLASRIAVVENCRQVSKADMIHNRYQPVIEVDPQTYEVRADGRLLTCEPAAVLPMAQRYFLF; encoded by the coding sequence ATGACAACTATTGCACGCAGGGCCTATGCCGAGATGTTCGGGCCGACCACGGGAGACCGGGTTCGCCTGGCTGATACCGAGTTGTGGATCGAGGTGGAAGAGGACCGGACACTGTACGGGGATGAGGTCAAGTTCGGCGGCGGCAAGGTGATCCGCGACGGCATGGGACAGAGCCAGCGGACCAGCCGCGAGGCAGTGGATGTGGTGATTACCAATGCGCTGATTCTCGATCACTGGGGCATTATCAAGGCTGATATCGGGATAAAGGACGGTCGGATCAGCGGGATCGGCAAGGCAGGCAACCCGGACGTGCAGGGCGGGGTGGATATCATCATCGGCCCGGGCACCGAGGCCATTGCGGCCGAGGGGTCCATTGTCACTGCCGGCGGCATCGATGCGCACATCCACTTTATCTGTCCGCAGCAGGTGGAAGAGGCCCTCATGTCAGGCATCACCACCATGCTGGGTGGGGGCACCGGTCCGGCAACCGGGACCAATGCCACCACCTGTACCCCCGGACCCTGGAATATTCACCGGATGCTGCAGGCCGCCGATGAGCTGCCCGTCAACCTGGGGTTTCTGGGCAAGGGCAATGCCAGCCAGGCCGCGCCCCTTGAGGAACAGGTGCGGGCCGGGGCCATGGGCCTGAAACTGCACGAGGACTGGGGCACCACCCCGGCAGCCATTGATACCTGTCTGGCCGTGGCTGAGGCCATGGACATCCAGGTGGCCATCCATACCGATACCCTTAACGAATCGGGTTTTGTGGAACAGACCATGGCCGCCTTCAAGGGCAGGACCATCCATACCTATCATACCGAGGGCGCCGGAGGCGGTCATGCGCCGGATATCATCCGTGCCTGCTCTCTGCCAAATGTTCTGCCTTCTTCCACCAATCCCACCCGGCCCTACACGGTGAATACGGTGGATGAACATCTGGATATGCTCATGGTCTGTCACCACCTGGATCCGGGTATACCAGAGGATGTGGCCTTTGCCGAGTCCCGGATCCGGCGGGAGACCATTGCCGCGGAAGATATTCTCCACGATCTGGGCGCCTTTTCCATGATCGCTTCGGATTCCCAGGCCATGGGTCGTGTAGGCGAGGTGATTATCCGCACCTGGCAGACAGCCCACAAGATGAAGGTCCAGTTCGGCAGTCTGGATGGTGATCCGGCCTGGAATGACAACCAGCGGGCCAGGCGCTATGTGGCCAAGTACACGATCAATCCGGCCATTGCCCATGGCATCGCCCATGAGGTCGGCTCCGTGGAACCGGGCAAGCTGGCCGATCTTGTGCTCTGGAAACCGGCCATGTTCGGGGTCAAGCCCAGCCTGGTTCTCAAGGGCGGCATGATTGCGGCCGCGCCCATGGGCGATCCCAACGCCTCCATCCCCTCGCCCCAGCCGGTGCATTACCGGCCCATGTTCGGTGCTCTGGGCGGGGCGCGGGCTGCCACGAAGCTGACCTTCCTGTCCAGGGCCGCCTTTGAGGATGGCATCCATGAGGAGCTGGGGCTGGCCAGTCGGATAGCGGTGGTTGAAAACTGCCGGCAGGTCTCCAAGGCGGATATGATCCATAACCGGTATCAACCGGTCATTGAGGTGGATCCCCAGACCTACGAGGTGCGGGCCGACGGCCGGCTGCTTACCTGTGAACCGGCTGCGGTCCTGCCCATGGCCCAGCGTTATTTTCTTTTCTGA
- the urtD gene encoding urea ABC transporter ATP-binding protein UrtD → MTVLDAMRNYMRRDQVFDFLVPDVPPDLDLSHGIILYLENITVSFDGFKAINDLNLYIEAGELRCIIGPNGAGKTTMMDIITGKTRPDTGSVWFGQQLNLLKMSEPEIASAGIGRKFQKPTVFEHHTVYENLELAAAGERTIWPLLTSGLSAEQQDQLDEVLGIIGLTEHVHHRAGSLSHGQKQWLEIGMLLMQNPLLLLVDEPVAGMTQQEMERTGELLTSLAGTRSVVVVEHDMDFIRSIAGKVTVLHQGSVLAEGTMDEVQNNERVIEVYLGE, encoded by the coding sequence ATGACTGTACTGGACGCGATGCGAAACTACATGCGCCGGGACCAGGTCTTTGACTTCCTGGTGCCTGATGTGCCGCCGGACCTGGACCTGAGCCATGGCATCATCCTCTATCTTGAAAATATCACGGTCAGTTTTGACGGCTTCAAGGCCATCAATGATCTGAATCTCTATATCGAGGCCGGAGAGCTGCGCTGCATCATTGGGCCCAACGGGGCCGGCAAGACCACCATGATGGATATCATCACCGGCAAGACAAGGCCGGATACCGGTTCGGTCTGGTTCGGGCAGCAGCTCAATCTGCTCAAGATGAGCGAGCCAGAGATAGCCAGTGCCGGTATCGGCCGCAAGTTCCAGAAACCAACGGTGTTTGAACACCACACGGTCTATGAAAATCTCGAACTGGCAGCGGCCGGAGAACGGACCATCTGGCCACTGCTCACCTCCGGTCTCAGCGCGGAGCAGCAGGACCAGCTCGACGAGGTCCTGGGCATCATCGGCCTCACGGAGCATGTCCACCACCGGGCCGGATCGCTTTCCCACGGCCAGAAGCAATGGCTGGAAATCGGCATGCTGCTCATGCAGAATCCCCTGCTGCTGCTGGTGGATGAACCTGTTGCCGGTATGACCCAGCAGGAAATGGAGCGTACCGGTGAACTGCTGACCTCCCTGGCCGGAACCCGGAGCGTGGTGGTAGTGGAGCACGACATGGACTTTATCCGTTCCATTGCCGGGAAGGTGACCGTGCTGCATCAGGGCAGTGTGCTGGCCGAAGGAACCATGGACGAGGTCCAGAACAATGAGCGGGTCATCGAAGTCTACCTGGGGGAATAA
- the ureA gene encoding urease subunit gamma codes for MELTPREKDKLLLFTAALLAERRRERGLKLNYPEAVAYISGAILEGAREGRSVAELMDYGRTLLGRDDVMEGVAEMIDEVQVEATFADGTKLVTVHNPIV; via the coding sequence ATGGAACTGACACCAAGAGAAAAAGACAAGCTGTTGCTGTTTACCGCGGCACTCCTGGCCGAGCGGCGCAGGGAGCGGGGACTCAAGCTGAACTATCCCGAGGCGGTCGCCTACATCAGTGGCGCCATCCTGGAGGGGGCCAGAGAGGGGCGCTCTGTGGCGGAGCTCATGGATTACGGCCGGACGCTCCTTGGCCGTGACGATGTCATGGAAGGGGTGGCCGAGATGATTGACGAGGTGCAGGTGGAGGCCACCTTTGCCGATGGCACCAAGCTGGTAACCGTTCACAATCCCATTGTCTGA
- a CDS encoding urease accessory protein UreD — MLAEKRVETGWQARLELTYGPGPGRTELCRTRRLGPLTVQRPFYPEDGVCHTYILHPPGGVVGGDVLDLRVKVESGGAALLTTPGATKLYRSILNTARVRQRFQVAEGGCLEWLPQENIVFPGALAELLTRIDLQGSAQFLGWEILCLGRPVIDEQFHSGTLLAGLELYRDGRPLVLEKLRVAGKEDLQRRPGLRSLPVTATMLAVGVGEDLLESLRGKKQETMEGACTGMTLLDGVLVARYLGYSTEEARRFFIGIWERLRPSLLGRKVCLPRIWAT, encoded by the coding sequence GTGCTGGCAGAAAAGAGAGTTGAAACGGGTTGGCAGGCCCGGCTTGAGCTGACCTACGGGCCTGGCCCGGGCCGTACCGAGCTGTGCCGAACCCGCCGTCTCGGTCCCCTGACCGTGCAGAGGCCTTTTTATCCGGAAGATGGGGTCTGTCATACATATATTCTTCATCCGCCCGGCGGGGTGGTCGGGGGTGACGTTCTGGATCTTCGGGTCAAGGTGGAAAGTGGCGGTGCGGCCCTGCTCACCACGCCCGGGGCAACCAAGCTGTACCGGTCGATCTTGAACACCGCCAGGGTCAGGCAGCGGTTCCAGGTGGCTGAGGGCGGTTGTCTGGAATGGCTGCCCCAGGAAAATATTGTTTTTCCCGGAGCCCTGGCAGAGCTTCTGACACGGATAGATCTGCAGGGATCAGCGCAATTTCTGGGCTGGGAGATTCTTTGTCTCGGGCGTCCGGTTATCGATGAGCAGTTTCACTCAGGAACCCTTTTGGCCGGACTCGAGCTGTATCGTGACGGAAGGCCACTTGTCCTGGAGAAACTCCGGGTTGCAGGAAAGGAAGATCTGCAGCGCAGGCCAGGGCTTCGTTCCCTGCCGGTCACGGCAACCATGCTCGCGGTCGGCGTGGGAGAGGATCTGCTGGAATCCCTGCGGGGAAAAAAGCAGGAAACAATGGAAGGAGCCTGTACGGGCATGACTCTGCTTGATGGGGTGCTGGTTGCCAGGTATCTGGGGTATTCCACCGAAGAGGCGCGACGGTTTTTTATTGGAATATGGGAGAGGCTCCGTCCATCGCTTCTGGGCCGGAAGGTCTGTCTGCCAAGGATCTGGGCGACGTAG
- the urtC gene encoding urea ABC transporter permease subunit UrtC, with protein sequence MQARSFFLQDRPGQIFFVLLLSTAVLVPLLNLGVDSSSALHVSTYTMTLLGKYLCYGLLAIAMDLVWGYLGILSLGHGAFFALGGYAMGMYLMRQIGPRGVYGHPLLPDFMVFLNWQELPWFWHGFNWFPFAMLMVVLVPGLLALVFGFLAFRSRVTGVYLSIMTQALTYALMLAFFRNEMGFGGNNGLTDFKDILGFSLQADTTRAALFVVTAIALGAGYLSCRWIVSSRLGRLCTAIRDAEDRARFIGYRVERFKLVIFAFSAVLAGIAGALYVPQVGIINPGEFAPLFSIEMVIWVAVGGRATLYGAVVGALLVNYAKTWLTGAMPDAWLFALGALFVLVTLFLPRGIAGLVRKKEVNG encoded by the coding sequence ATGCAAGCACGTTCTTTTTTCCTACAGGACCGGCCGGGACAGATTTTTTTTGTTCTCCTCCTGTCCACAGCCGTGCTGGTGCCACTGCTCAACCTGGGTGTAGACAGTTCCAGCGCTCTGCATGTGTCCACCTATACCATGACACTCCTTGGCAAGTATCTCTGCTACGGTCTGCTGGCCATTGCCATGGATCTGGTCTGGGGATATCTGGGGATTCTCAGCCTCGGGCATGGTGCCTTTTTCGCCCTTGGCGGCTATGCCATGGGCATGTACCTCATGCGTCAGATAGGCCCTCGCGGTGTGTACGGGCATCCACTGCTGCCTGATTTCATGGTCTTTCTCAACTGGCAGGAGCTGCCCTGGTTCTGGCATGGTTTCAACTGGTTTCCCTTTGCCATGCTCATGGTGGTGCTGGTGCCGGGGCTGCTGGCGCTTGTTTTTGGTTTTCTCGCCTTCCGCTCCCGGGTCACCGGAGTCTACCTGTCCATCATGACCCAGGCCCTCACCTATGCCCTGATGCTGGCCTTTTTCCGTAACGAGATGGGATTTGGCGGCAACAACGGCCTGACCGATTTCAAGGATATCCTGGGATTTTCCCTCCAGGCGGACACCACCAGGGCGGCGCTTTTTGTTGTTACGGCCATTGCTCTTGGTGCCGGATATCTCAGCTGTCGCTGGATCGTTTCCTCAAGGCTGGGAAGATTATGCACTGCCATTCGGGATGCAGAAGACCGGGCCCGTTTCATCGGCTACCGGGTTGAGCGGTTCAAACTGGTGATTTTTGCCTTTTCCGCCGTGCTGGCCGGTATCGCCGGGGCCCTCTATGTGCCCCAGGTGGGCATCATCAACCCTGGTGAGTTTGCCCCGCTTTTTTCCATCGAAATGGTTATCTGGGTAGCCGTGGGTGGCCGGGCAACCCTGTATGGAGCGGTGGTGGGTGCCTTACTGGTCAACTATGCCAAAACCTGGCTGACCGGGGCCATGCCTGATGCCTGGCTCTTTGCTCTGGGGGCGCTTTTTGTCCTGGTCACCCTGTTTCTGCCCCGCGGGATTGCTGGTCTGGTTCGTAAAAAAGAGGTGAACGGATGA